The Pedobacter mucosus genome window below encodes:
- a CDS encoding OmpP1/FadL family transporter, which translates to MKKILLSILLSVPFWVLGQGFQVNLQGQKQIGMAGAGSALALDEASIFYNPGAVSFLEKNSVSAGVNPLLFKSVFQQAGSNISENVKNKIAPPFEFYAVWGPKSNKWKLGLGVYTPFGGLVDWGDNWSGKYALTSLNLKAIYFQPTLSIKITDQIGVGAGFVYNHGDVNLQRALPVNYPDGRSGKATLEGTGSGYGWNAGLYIKTLSNVTFALVHKSKVITKLDGGTATFEVPNSLTTSFPAGSTFTAELPLPATTTLGIGIPLSSKTLLAFDASWVQWHIYKDLSFDYSTNTSALADTKSARNYRDGSSLKLGINHQATEKLALRAGIGYAFSPVQDGYVTPEAPDADRYILSAGAGYSFTSKFEVNASMFFEDVKSRTQKNIETGLNGTFKTLVYAPGISLTYKW; encoded by the coding sequence ATGAAAAAAATTTTATTAAGCATATTACTTTCAGTCCCTTTTTGGGTTTTGGGGCAGGGTTTTCAAGTTAATTTACAGGGTCAGAAACAAATTGGTATGGCTGGTGCTGGCTCTGCACTTGCTTTAGATGAAGCTTCTATATTTTATAACCCAGGAGCTGTTTCTTTTTTAGAAAAAAATTCCGTTTCAGCAGGCGTTAATCCTTTACTTTTTAAATCTGTTTTTCAACAAGCAGGCTCGAATATTTCCGAAAATGTAAAAAATAAAATTGCGCCTCCATTTGAGTTTTACGCTGTTTGGGGTCCTAAATCTAATAAATGGAAATTAGGATTAGGTGTTTATACGCCATTTGGAGGATTAGTAGATTGGGGAGATAATTGGTCTGGCAAGTATGCATTAACCTCTTTAAATTTAAAAGCCATTTATTTTCAACCAACTTTAAGTATCAAAATTACCGATCAGATTGGAGTAGGAGCTGGATTTGTTTATAACCATGGAGACGTGAATTTACAAAGAGCGCTTCCTGTAAATTATCCTGACGGACGTTCTGGAAAAGCTACCCTTGAAGGAACTGGCAGTGGATACGGTTGGAATGCTGGCCTTTACATCAAAACTTTGAGTAATGTTACATTTGCTTTGGTTCATAAATCAAAAGTAATTACAAAATTGGATGGTGGAACTGCAACTTTTGAAGTTCCAAATTCATTAACTACCTCTTTCCCAGCTGGAAGTACTTTTACAGCAGAGCTACCTTTACCAGCTACTACAACTTTAGGTATTGGAATTCCGTTATCGTCTAAAACATTATTGGCTTTTGATGCAAGCTGGGTACAATGGCATATCTATAAAGATTTGTCGTTTGATTACTCCACAAATACTTCAGCACTTGCAGATACTAAATCTGCCCGTAACTATCGTGATGGATCTTCACTTAAACTTGGTATAAATCACCAGGCAACTGAGAAGCTTGCTTTAAGAGCTGGTATTGGTTATGCCTTTTCGCCTGTTCAGGATGGTTATGTAACTCCAGAAGCTCCAGATGCTGATCGTTATATTTTAAGTGCAGGTGCTGGTTATTCTTTTACCTCGAAGTTTGAAGTAAATGCATCTATGTTTTTTGAAGATGTAAAATCGAGAACTCAAAAAAACATTGAAACTGGTTTAAATGGAACATTTAAGACTTTAGTTTATGCACCTGGAATTTCATTAACTTATAAATGGTAA
- a CDS encoding DUF3467 domain-containing protein, with the protein MEEQQNENQLNIELSEEIAEGIFSNLAIITHSNTEFVLDFIRVMPGLPKAKVKSRIILTPEHAKRLLTALEDNIQKFEDINGRIKTQQESSFPMGFGGPTAQA; encoded by the coding sequence ATGGAAGAGCAACAAAATGAAAACCAGCTAAATATAGAATTATCAGAAGAAATTGCTGAAGGAATATTCTCTAACCTTGCAATTATAACACACTCAAATACTGAGTTTGTTCTAGATTTTATACGAGTTATGCCAGGTTTGCCAAAAGCAAAAGTAAAATCGAGAATTATATTAACACCGGAGCATGCAAAAAGATTATTAACGGCTTTAGAAGATAACATACAAAAGTTTGAAGATATTAATGGTAGAATAAAGACTCAACAAGAATCTTCATTTCCAATGGGTTTTGGTGGGCCCACAGCTCAAGCATAA
- the rpoC gene encoding DNA-directed RNA polymerase subunit beta', which yields MSYKKDNKLKSNFTSITISLSSPEIILERSSGEVLKPETINYRTYKPERDGLFCERIFGPVKDYECHCGKYKRIRYKGIVCDRCGVEVTEKKVRRERMGHIALVVPVAHIWYFRSLPNKIGYLLGLPTKKLDLIIYYERYVVIQSGLMEEDGIKYMDFLTEEEYLDILDKLPKENQYLDDKDPNKFIAKMGAEALEDLLRRINLDTLSYDLRHQAANETSQQRKNEALKRLQVVEAFRGANTRIENRPEWMIIKIVPVIPPELRPLVPLEGGRFATSDLNDLYRRVIIRNNRLKRLIEIKAPEVILRNEKRMLQEAVDSLFDNSRKVNAVKTEGNRALKSLSDILKGKQGRFRQNLLGKRVDYSARSVIVVGPSLKLHECGIPKDMAAELYKPFIIRKMIERGVVKTVKSAKKIVDRKDPLVWDILENVLKGHPVLLNRAPTLHRLGIQAFQPKLIEGKAIQLHPLVCTAFNADFDGDQMAVHLPLGNAAILEAQVLMLAAHNILNPANGTPITVPSQDMVLGLYYITKGRRTDDSRVVKGQDSNFYSPEEVIIAYNEKELDLHAFIKVRVNVKQNDGSLVNKLTETTVGRVLFNQLVPAEVGYINELLTKKSLRDIIGEVVKMTGMARASHFLDDIKELGFRMAFQGGLSFNLQDVNIPVEKHTLLEQAAAEVEEVRNNYNMGFITNNERYNQIIDIWTRINNRLTTFVMTQLSSDNQGFNSVYMMLDSGARGSKEQIRQLCGMRGLMAKPQKSGSGGDIIENPILSNFKEGLSVLEYFISTHGARKGLADTALKTADAGYLTRRLHDVAQDMIVNDPDCGTLRGMYTTALKDNEDIVEPLYDRILGRTSLHDVYNPLDNSLLVSAGQDINEDVAKLIEESPLEGIEIRSVLTCEAKRGVCALCYGRNLASGKRVQRGEAVGVIAAQSIGEPGTQLTLRTFHVGGTASNIAAESNIMAKFDGVIEFENIRTVDTKTEDGIVQIVLGRSGEFKIVEPGTGRIIVTNNIPYGAFLFVKEGDKLSKGDKICSWDPYNAVILSEFAGKVQFDAIIEGVTFREESDEQTGHREKVIIDTRDKTKNPSVQIVDKKGEFIKGYNIPVGAHVSVDQGESIQTGQIIAKIPRATGKTRDITGGLPRVTELFEARNPSNPAVVTEIDGVVTLGGVKRGNREMTIESKDGEVKKYLVPLSKHILVQDNDFVKAGMPLSDGSISPADILSIKGPAAVQEYLVNGIQEVYRLQGVKINDKHFEVIVHQMMQKVHIEDPGDTIFLENNAVDRWDFADENDDMYDKKVVEDAGDSPDFKPGQIVSLRRLRDENSQLKRKDLKQITVRDARPATASSILQGITRASLGTKSFISAASFQETTKVLNEAAIAGKRDNMLGLKENVIVGHLIPSGTGVRGYERIIVGSQEEYDKLLASKQEEVEA from the coding sequence ATGTCTTACAAAAAGGATAATAAATTAAAAAGCAATTTCACATCAATCACGATTAGCTTATCGTCTCCAGAAATTATTTTGGAACGCTCTAGCGGTGAGGTGTTGAAACCAGAAACCATTAACTACCGTACTTACAAACCTGAACGTGATGGTTTGTTCTGTGAGCGTATTTTTGGTCCGGTAAAAGATTACGAATGTCATTGCGGTAAGTACAAACGTATCCGTTATAAAGGTATTGTTTGCGATCGTTGTGGTGTTGAAGTAACAGAAAAGAAAGTACGTAGAGAACGTATGGGGCACATCGCTTTGGTGGTTCCTGTTGCTCATATCTGGTATTTCCGTTCTTTACCAAATAAAATCGGTTATTTATTAGGTTTGCCTACTAAAAAATTAGATTTAATTATTTATTACGAGCGTTACGTTGTTATCCAATCCGGTTTAATGGAAGAGGATGGCATTAAGTATATGGACTTCTTAACGGAAGAAGAATACTTAGATATCTTAGATAAATTACCTAAAGAAAATCAGTATTTAGATGATAAAGATCCTAATAAATTCATCGCCAAAATGGGTGCTGAAGCTTTAGAAGATCTTTTGAGACGTATTAATTTAGATACTTTATCTTACGATTTACGTCACCAAGCTGCTAACGAAACTTCTCAACAACGTAAAAATGAGGCTTTAAAACGTCTTCAAGTTGTTGAAGCTTTCCGTGGTGCTAACACACGTATTGAAAATCGCCCTGAATGGATGATTATCAAAATTGTTCCGGTGATTCCCCCAGAATTACGCCCGTTAGTTCCATTAGAAGGTGGTCGTTTTGCTACTTCAGATTTAAATGATTTATACCGTCGTGTAATTATCCGTAATAACCGTTTAAAACGTTTGATCGAGATTAAAGCACCAGAGGTGATTTTACGTAACGAAAAACGTATGTTACAGGAAGCTGTAGATTCGTTATTTGATAACTCACGTAAAGTTAACGCGGTTAAAACTGAGGGTAATCGTGCTTTGAAATCACTTTCAGATATTTTGAAAGGTAAACAAGGTCGTTTCCGTCAGAATTTATTAGGTAAACGTGTGGATTATTCAGCTCGTTCAGTAATTGTTGTAGGGCCTAGCCTTAAATTACACGAGTGTGGTATTCCTAAAGATATGGCTGCTGAGCTTTACAAACCATTCATTATTCGTAAGATGATTGAACGTGGTGTGGTGAAAACAGTTAAATCTGCTAAGAAAATCGTTGATAGAAAAGATCCATTAGTTTGGGATATCTTAGAAAACGTATTGAAAGGTCACCCGGTATTATTAAACCGTGCTCCAACCTTACACAGATTAGGTATTCAAGCTTTTCAACCAAAATTAATTGAAGGAAAAGCTATCCAATTACACCCATTAGTTTGTACTGCGTTCAACGCCGATTTTGATGGTGACCAGATGGCTGTGCATTTACCATTAGGTAATGCAGCAATTTTGGAAGCCCAAGTTTTAATGTTGGCAGCACACAATATCTTAAACCCTGCAAATGGTACACCAATTACGGTACCATCTCAGGATATGGTTTTGGGTCTTTATTATATTACTAAAGGCCGTAGAACAGATGATAGTCGTGTTGTAAAAGGACAAGATTCAAATTTCTATTCACCGGAAGAAGTTATTATTGCTTACAATGAGAAAGAATTAGATTTGCATGCATTTATCAAAGTAAGGGTAAATGTGAAGCAGAATGATGGCTCATTGGTTAATAAATTAACAGAAACTACGGTAGGTAGAGTGTTATTTAATCAATTAGTTCCAGCAGAAGTTGGTTATATCAATGAGTTATTAACTAAAAAATCGTTAAGAGATATTATCGGTGAAGTAGTAAAAATGACTGGTATGGCTCGTGCATCTCATTTCTTAGATGATATCAAAGAATTAGGTTTCCGCATGGCTTTCCAAGGAGGTTTATCTTTCAACTTGCAAGATGTTAACATCCCAGTTGAAAAACATACTTTATTGGAACAAGCAGCTGCTGAAGTTGAAGAGGTAAGAAACAACTATAACATGGGTTTCATTACCAACAACGAACGTTACAATCAAATTATCGATATCTGGACCCGTATCAACAACAGGTTAACTACTTTTGTTATGACTCAATTATCTTCGGATAACCAAGGTTTTAACTCAGTTTACATGATGCTTGATTCTGGTGCACGTGGTTCGAAAGAGCAGATTCGTCAGCTTTGCGGAATGCGTGGATTGATGGCGAAACCTCAGAAATCTGGTTCAGGTGGTGATATTATTGAAAATCCAATTTTATCAAACTTTAAAGAAGGCTTATCGGTATTAGAGTACTTTATCTCTACTCACGGTGCTCGTAAAGGTTTGGCGGATACGGCATTAAAAACAGCTGATGCTGGTTACTTAACTCGTCGTTTGCATGATGTTGCTCAGGATATGATTGTAAACGATCCAGATTGTGGTACTTTAAGAGGTATGTACACAACTGCATTGAAAGACAATGAAGATATCGTTGAACCATTATACGATAGAATTTTAGGTCGTACTTCATTACATGATGTTTATAATCCTTTGGATAATTCATTATTGGTAAGTGCTGGTCAGGATATTAATGAAGATGTTGCTAAGTTGATCGAAGAATCGCCTTTAGAAGGTATTGAAATTCGTTCTGTATTAACTTGCGAGGCTAAACGTGGTGTTTGTGCATTATGTTATGGTCGTAACTTGGCATCTGGTAAACGTGTTCAAAGAGGAGAGGCTGTTGGTGTAATCGCTGCACAGTCAATCGGTGAGCCGGGTACACAGTTAACGCTTCGTACTTTCCACGTGGGTGGTACTGCATCAAACATTGCTGCAGAATCAAACATCATGGCTAAGTTTGATGGTGTTATCGAATTCGAAAACATTCGTACAGTTGATACAAAAACCGAAGATGGAATTGTACAAATTGTATTAGGCCGTTCAGGTGAGTTCAAAATTGTTGAGCCGGGTACAGGACGTATTATTGTAACCAATAATATTCCTTATGGTGCATTCTTATTCGTAAAAGAAGGTGATAAATTAAGTAAAGGTGATAAGATCTGTTCTTGGGATCCGTACAACGCGGTTATCCTTTCAGAATTCGCTGGTAAAGTTCAATTTGATGCAATTATCGAAGGTGTAACTTTCCGTGAAGAGTCTGATGAGCAAACTGGTCACCGTGAAAAAGTTATTATCGACACACGTGATAAAACTAAAAATCCATCGGTTCAAATCGTTGACAAAAAAGGTGAATTTATCAAAGGATATAACATCCCGGTAGGTGCTCACGTTTCTGTTGATCAAGGCGAATCAATCCAAACTGGACAAATTATCGCTAAAATACCACGTGCAACTGGTAAAACACGAGATATTACAGGTGGTTTACCACGTGTAACGGAATTATTCGAAGCACGGAATCCATCTAACCCGGCTGTAGTAACTGAGATTGATGGTGTAGTAACTTTAGGTGGTGTTAAACGTGGTAATCGTGAGATGACTATAGAATCTAAAGATGGGGAAGTTAAAAAATATCTAGTTCCTTTATCGAAACACATCCTTGTTCAGGATAATGATTTTGTTAAAGCTGGTATGCCTTTATCAGATGGATCAATTTCTCCTGCGGATATCTTATCAATTAAAGGCCCAGCAGCGGTTCAAGAATACTTAGTTAATGGTATTCAAGAAGTTTACCGTTTGCAAGGTGTAAAAATTAACGATAAACACTTCGAGGTAATTGTTCACCAGATGATGCAAAAAGTTCACATTGAAGATCCAGGTGATACTATTTTCTTAGAAAATAATGCAGTAGATCGTTGGGATTTTGCAGATGAGAATGATGACATGTACGACAAGAAAGTTGTTGAAGATGCAGGTGATTCTCCAGATTTCAAACCAGGTCAGATCGTTTCATTGCGTAGATTAAGAGATGAGAATTCTCAATTGAAACGTAAAGATTTGAAACAGATTACGGTTAGAGATGCAAGACCAGCAACAGCAAGTTCTATCTTACAAGGTATTACTCGTGCATCATTAGGTACTAAATCGTTCATTTCTGCGGCTTCGTTCCAGGAAACTACGAAAGTATTAAATGAGGCAGCTATTGCAGGTAAACGCGATAACATGTTAGGCTTGAAAGAAAACGTAATTGTTGGTCACTTAATTCCTTCAGGAACTGGTGTACGTGGTTACGAAAGAATCATTGTTGGTTCTCAAGAAGAATACGATAAATTATTGGCCTCGAAACAAGAAGAAGTAGAAGCATAA